Proteins from one Rhodoflexus caldus genomic window:
- the tsaB gene encoding tRNA (adenosine(37)-N6)-threonylcarbamoyltransferase complex dimerization subunit type 1 TsaB, producing the protein MDTSTNSILLSIETSGATCSVALHGNGQPIAYAELHQEKSHSGRLTLMIAELLRHCDLTMQSLTAVAVSEGPGSYTGLRIGISTAKGICFALGIPLLAVDTLQAMSHGIVSQSIVSDNILLCPCIDARRMEIYRSVWDAEGNCLLASEPHVLQADSFAAFGSRPLWLFGSGAEKTFATIEHPDKHFLPNIQPSARFVGEVALKMPRAVDIAYFEPQYIKPFYTPQKQVK; encoded by the coding sequence TTGGATACATCAACCAATAGCATATTACTCAGCATAGAAACTTCGGGTGCAACCTGTTCGGTGGCACTACATGGCAACGGGCAACCGATTGCCTACGCAGAGTTGCATCAGGAAAAGTCTCACTCGGGCAGGCTGACCCTGATGATTGCTGAGTTGCTCCGACACTGCGACCTGACCATGCAATCGCTGACGGCAGTGGCTGTTTCGGAGGGGCCGGGGTCTTACACAGGCTTACGGATTGGTATTTCCACTGCCAAAGGTATTTGCTTTGCGTTGGGTATTCCCCTGCTGGCCGTTGATACTTTGCAGGCCATGAGCCATGGTATAGTATCGCAAAGTATTGTATCGGATAACATATTACTTTGCCCATGCATAGATGCCCGCCGCATGGAAATTTACCGTTCGGTTTGGGATGCCGAAGGTAACTGCCTGCTTGCCTCAGAACCCCATGTATTGCAGGCAGATTCGTTTGCAGCTTTTGGCAGCCGTCCCTTGTGGCTGTTTGGCAGCGGTGCAGAGAAAACTTTTGCAACAATTGAGCATCCTGATAAACACTTTTTGCCCAATATTCAGCCATCAGCGCGCTTTGTGGGAGAAGTTGCCCTGAAGATGCCTCGTGCCGTGGATATTGCCTATTTTGAACCGCAATACATCAAGCCTTTTTATACACCCCAGAAGCAAGTAAAATAA
- a CDS encoding response regulator, whose amino-acid sequence MKILIAEDLALNADTLELALRQAIPTCEEIRKVGNGEQVLQMWAEWQPNLIIIDLVLPVIDGAEVIRRIRNKDSKVLLLATSMYKDRRMIKQALDAGANGFFFKGSNFDKLIHAVQSVLAGKPYIDDSIIELLLTSQRNDSTQLTPQELRVLNLLAAGKSSEQIADLLNISVATVKFHRSNLLSKSGKKNVAELVHWATTQQLI is encoded by the coding sequence ATGAAGATACTGATAGCAGAAGACCTGGCATTAAATGCGGACACATTGGAGCTGGCTCTCCGACAGGCAATCCCTACTTGTGAAGAAATTCGGAAAGTAGGGAACGGGGAACAAGTGCTGCAAATGTGGGCAGAGTGGCAACCGAACCTGATAATCATTGATTTGGTATTGCCTGTGATAGACGGTGCAGAAGTCATCCGTCGGATACGAAACAAGGACAGTAAAGTATTGCTGCTTGCTACTTCCATGTACAAAGACCGACGCATGATTAAGCAAGCACTGGATGCGGGGGCAAACGGATTTTTCTTCAAAGGCTCTAACTTTGATAAACTGATTCATGCCGTGCAGTCGGTTTTGGCCGGTAAGCCATACATAGACGATAGCATCATTGAGTTGCTCTTAACCAGCCAGCGCAACGACAGCACTCAACTAACCCCGCAGGAACTACGCGTTTTGAATTTGCTCGCTGCAGGTAAGAGCTCTGAACAGATTGCAGACTTGTTAAATATTTCTGTCGCAACGGTCAAATTTCACCGAAGCAACTTATTAAGTAAATCAGGCAAGAAAAATGTAGCAGAATTAGTCCATTGGGCAACCACTCAGCAACTGATTTAG
- a CDS encoding sensor histidine kinase yields the protein MQSAVHTSPSFQWRIRLSNIFAGVLSAVAFIYILVLYFHQKVPLNGIIVHFIVFLTGFVVIALNYYGKHSVARALLIISSALIFFTASIILHKSSNALLLLYVALLLVYFLYEKPNVRWLYTLFIITLFFMGILLLERFPQYPPEWMAIRERIWHTAPLMDTALVFAFIVFFTIRFVKENERYTAIILEQKEEIEQQHAQLEDSERKLLQMNQLNKRVIAVMSHDMRNALYGLRNYISYRASGNYPEMSRQVGEAVQQSIELLEDLLQWSAAEIRMQENTAVRVAIKELIGEVVLSLQPSIDAKRISLITVCNASEVVANEFMLKTILRNLLTNAVAHCSEGNSVMLRVQPQNGRALVEVSDNGRGMSQELLGQLSDGSYKGGGIGLLICRDYIRRAGSELQIESRLGEGSRFYFTLPIP from the coding sequence ATGCAATCGGCTGTTCATACTTCACCATCTTTTCAGTGGCGCATCCGCCTCAGCAATATATTTGCCGGTGTGTTAAGTGCGGTAGCATTTATTTACATACTGGTGCTTTACTTTCATCAAAAAGTACCTCTTAACGGTATTATTGTACACTTTATCGTATTTCTTACCGGCTTTGTAGTGATTGCTCTTAATTATTACGGTAAACACTCCGTTGCACGTGCGCTGCTGATTATCAGTTCTGCGCTTATATTCTTCACAGCCTCAATTATTCTGCATAAATCATCTAACGCGCTGTTGTTGCTGTATGTAGCTTTATTGCTGGTATATTTCCTCTACGAAAAACCTAACGTTCGCTGGCTTTATACATTGTTTATTATCACGTTATTTTTCATGGGAATTTTGTTGTTGGAGCGATTTCCGCAATATCCGCCCGAATGGATGGCCATCCGTGAGCGGATATGGCATACCGCGCCGCTGATGGATACCGCATTGGTTTTTGCCTTTATTGTTTTTTTTACCATCCGCTTTGTTAAAGAAAACGAACGCTACACTGCCATTATTCTTGAACAAAAAGAAGAAATTGAACAACAACATGCGCAGCTGGAAGATTCCGAACGAAAGCTGCTGCAAATGAACCAATTGAATAAGCGTGTGATAGCGGTTATGTCGCATGACATGCGCAATGCACTGTACGGGCTGCGCAATTATATCAGCTATCGAGCATCCGGCAATTATCCGGAGATGAGCAGACAGGTTGGGGAGGCTGTGCAGCAAAGCATTGAACTGCTGGAAGATTTGCTGCAATGGTCTGCTGCCGAAATTAGGATGCAGGAAAACACTGCTGTACGGGTTGCAATCAAGGAGCTAATCGGCGAAGTAGTATTGTCTTTGCAACCTTCCATAGATGCCAAGCGCATCAGCCTTATTACTGTGTGCAATGCCTCCGAAGTTGTAGCCAATGAATTTATGCTCAAAACGATTCTGCGCAATTTATTGACAAATGCGGTTGCTCATTGCAGCGAAGGTAACAGCGTTATGCTGCGAGTACAACCGCAAAACGGCCGAGCCTTGGTAGAAGTAAGCGATAACGGTAGGGGCATGTCTCAGGAATTATTAGGACAACTTTCCGACGGTTCTTATAAAGGAGGCGGTATCGGCTTGCTCATTTGCCGCGACTATATCCGGCGGGCGGGCAGCGAATTACAAATAGAAAGCCGTTTGGGTGAGGGCAGCCGATTCTATTTTACTCTGCCCATACCTTAA
- a CDS encoding S9 family peptidase produces the protein MQHHLRLIFLISITACLWACTNKEGSSENIKSVPTYTVEQFLNTRKIFGSAFSPNELKVMYSSNETGIFNAFEIDTEGIGQPKQLTFSKENAIYAISYFPEDERILFKSDRGGNEITNLFVKEKNGTLRNITPDSTAKSEFLAWAADRKSFFYISNRRDKKLFDLYEMDINGFNAQMIYQNEGEMTPVCVSDDKRYVALQKTISRRRTEMYVYDTQLRKTLPVNPLEGDVVQNPLNFKPRSYLLNFVTDKDAEFLYVKSYDLATGKTEEIARADWDVYKMYYSRTGKYRVEYINRDARVEIKVYETATNRPVNLPTLPEGEISSVNISDSEQLMAFYVNSSKSPNDLYVYNFSTGKYRKLTNALSREINPNDLVAGRVIRYRSYDSMEIPSILYTPHIATQTTAKLPAVLWIHGGPGGQSRLNYTPLIQYMVNRGYVVLAVNHRGSLGYGKTFFAADDRKHGDVDLKDCIAAKGYLHSLGYVDTARVAIAGGSYGGYMALAALAFSPQSFALGVDIFGVSNWLRTLNSIPPWWESARKELYNEIGDPKADSVMLYSKSPLFHAKNISRPLLVIQGANDPRVLKIESDQIVEAVRKNNVPLEYVLLPDEGHGFSKRENEQLVYEKIVQFMDKYLKNEPPVQ, from the coding sequence ATGCAGCACCATTTACGACTTATTTTTTTGATAAGTATTACTGCCTGTTTATGGGCTTGTACCAACAAAGAAGGCTCATCTGAAAATATCAAATCGGTACCGACTTATACTGTAGAGCAGTTTCTGAATACCCGCAAAATATTCGGCAGCGCGTTTTCGCCCAACGAATTGAAGGTGATGTATTCCAGCAACGAAACAGGTATTTTCAATGCTTTTGAAATAGACACGGAAGGTATCGGGCAACCTAAGCAGCTTACCTTTTCCAAAGAAAATGCCATTTATGCGATATCTTATTTCCCTGAGGATGAGCGCATTCTGTTCAAAAGTGACCGCGGAGGAAATGAGATTACCAACTTGTTTGTCAAAGAAAAAAACGGCACACTGCGCAACATTACGCCCGACTCTACCGCAAAATCGGAGTTTCTGGCATGGGCTGCCGACCGCAAAAGTTTCTTCTATATTTCTAACCGCCGCGACAAAAAGTTATTTGACCTGTACGAAATGGACATTAACGGATTCAACGCCCAAATGATTTATCAAAATGAGGGCGAAATGACTCCCGTATGCGTATCGGACGACAAACGCTATGTGGCGCTGCAAAAAACCATTTCGCGCCGCCGTACAGAAATGTATGTGTACGACACTCAACTGCGTAAAACACTGCCTGTCAATCCATTAGAAGGCGATGTGGTGCAAAATCCGCTTAATTTTAAGCCGCGGTCTTATTTGCTCAATTTTGTAACCGACAAAGACGCCGAGTTTTTATATGTGAAAAGCTATGACTTGGCCACAGGAAAAACGGAAGAAATTGCCCGTGCCGATTGGGACGTTTATAAGATGTATTACTCCCGCACCGGAAAGTACAGGGTGGAATATATCAATCGCGATGCCCGAGTAGAAATTAAGGTTTATGAAACAGCCACCAACCGCCCGGTAAACTTACCCACACTACCCGAAGGCGAGATATCGTCGGTGAATATTTCGGACAGCGAGCAACTGATGGCATTCTATGTGAACAGCTCTAAATCGCCGAACGATTTGTATGTCTATAACTTTTCTACGGGCAAATACAGAAAACTGACCAATGCGCTCAGCCGCGAAATTAACCCGAATGATTTGGTGGCAGGGCGGGTTATTCGTTACCGCTCTTACGACAGCATGGAAATTCCCTCCATTCTGTACACGCCTCACATAGCAACACAGACAACGGCCAAACTGCCTGCCGTGCTTTGGATTCACGGCGGCCCGGGCGGTCAATCACGCCTGAACTATACGCCGCTGATTCAATACATGGTAAACAGAGGCTACGTCGTGCTGGCAGTAAATCATCGCGGCAGTTTGGGATACGGTAAAACTTTTTTTGCCGCCGATGACCGCAAACACGGCGACGTGGATTTGAAAGACTGTATTGCAGCCAAAGGGTATTTGCACAGTCTGGGGTATGTGGACACCGCCCGTGTGGCTATTGCCGGCGGCAGCTACGGCGGCTATATGGCCTTGGCAGCCTTGGCATTCAGCCCCCAATCTTTTGCTTTGGGGGTAGATATTTTCGGCGTATCCAACTGGTTGCGCACGCTAAACAGCATTCCGCCTTGGTGGGAGTCCGCACGCAAAGAACTCTACAATGAAATTGGCGACCCCAAAGCCGATTCTGTCATGCTTTATAGCAAGTCGCCGCTGTTTCATGCAAAAAACATCAGCCGTCCGCTGCTGGTGATTCAGGGTGCTAACGACCCGCGCGTTCTGAAAATAGAATCTGACCAGATTGTAGAGGCGGTGCGAAAAAACAATGTACCGCTTGAATACGTCCTGCTGCCCGACGAGGGGCACGGCTTCAGCAAACGCGAAAATGAACAATTGGTCTATGAAAAAATTGTTCAGTTTATGGACAAGTACCTCAAAAATGAGCCACCTGTGCAATAG